One part of the Arachidicoccus terrestris genome encodes these proteins:
- a CDS encoding DoxX family membrane protein codes for MQNVLQSAFSFLLLRLALSAGFLSAVAGRLGLWGKKSSGWQGFLDYTKQINFYLPDQLISPTAITATFLETVLGLLLLVGLFTREAALGAAILTLLFAVAMSVSSGIKEPLDYSVFAFSAGALVLATAENYIYSLDQLMHPIK; via the coding sequence ATGCAAAATGTATTACAATCCGCTTTTTCCTTTTTGCTGCTGAGATTGGCGCTGTCAGCAGGATTCTTATCCGCTGTAGCCGGCAGACTGGGATTATGGGGCAAGAAATCTTCCGGCTGGCAGGGATTTCTGGACTATACCAAGCAAATTAATTTTTACCTGCCGGATCAGCTTATATCACCAACGGCGATCACCGCGACCTTTTTAGAAACGGTTCTCGGTCTATTGCTCCTTGTCGGTCTATTTACCAGGGAAGCAGCCTTAGGAGCCGCTATATTGACACTATTGTTTGCCGTCGCCATGAGTGTCTCCAGCGGTATTAAAGAGCCACTGGATTATTCGGTATTTGCTTTCAGTGCCGGTGCACTGGTTCTGGCTACCGCAGAAAACTATATCTACAGTCTGGATCAGCTGATGCATCCTATCAAATAG
- a CDS encoding dimethylsulfonioproprionate lyase family protein produces the protein MDTNMHAYITPSGKQQWQPLIEKNIHYKGVFVKSLRFDARQGRSTTILLKFEPGASYPYHDHPAGEELFVLTGEAIIEEAHLKTGDYLYTPPGFRHRVQSDNGCTLLLIVPEEVVILEK, from the coding sequence ATGGATACAAATATGCACGCCTACATCACGCCATCAGGAAAACAACAGTGGCAGCCCCTGATCGAAAAAAACATACACTACAAAGGTGTCTTCGTGAAATCCTTGCGCTTTGATGCCCGGCAAGGGCGCTCTACCACCATTTTATTAAAATTCGAACCGGGTGCCTCCTACCCCTATCATGACCATCCCGCCGGCGAAGAGTTGTTTGTGCTTACCGGAGAAGCCATTATCGAAGAAGCGCACCTTAAAACAGGTGATTACCTCTATACACCTCCCGGCTTCCGGCATCGTGTGCAGTCTGACAACGGCTGTACGCTTTTATTGATCGTGCCGGAAGAAGTAGTGATTCTGGAAAAATAG
- a CDS encoding helix-turn-helix domain-containing protein produces MVQLTAFQDLDLCNQAPTRLLVYRLVYCQSGSTGLHIDETEFTMQSGQVITITSGQVHYFTALRGQIQVLDFALEFICKDDSDIELIFHNGLFCHFGENELISLRDPALFENLLDKSAAELEQKPFQYLITVRSYIELLLIEINRTKIANGDPIWKPDALFLKFLESVRSTFEKNYTVSDYARLLSTTETRLNEAAKQHTSKTAQNVIFSLKISEAKRILLYQDQSIKEVAYALGFSDPFYFSNFFKKHTGTSPKEYKKAHIV; encoded by the coding sequence ATGGTTCAGTTAACAGCATTTCAAGATTTGGATCTTTGTAATCAGGCACCTACGCGCCTGCTTGTATACCGGTTGGTCTATTGCCAGTCCGGCAGCACCGGGCTTCACATAGATGAGACTGAATTTACGATGCAATCCGGTCAGGTGATTACCATAACTTCCGGTCAGGTACATTATTTTACTGCTTTAAGGGGCCAGATCCAGGTGTTGGATTTTGCACTTGAATTTATCTGTAAAGATGATAGTGATATTGAACTCATCTTCCACAATGGTCTGTTTTGCCATTTTGGAGAAAACGAGCTGATCTCGCTCAGGGACCCGGCCTTATTTGAAAATCTTTTAGACAAGAGCGCTGCAGAACTTGAACAAAAGCCCTTTCAATATCTGATAACCGTCAGAAGCTATATTGAACTTTTACTCATCGAGATCAATCGAACCAAAATTGCCAATGGTGATCCCATTTGGAAACCTGATGCACTGTTTTTAAAGTTCCTGGAAAGCGTCAGGTCTACCTTTGAAAAGAATTATACAGTGAGTGATTATGCACGCCTGCTTTCTACCACCGAAACCAGGCTGAACGAAGCGGCTAAACAACACACCAGCAAAACAGCCCAAAATGTGATTTTCAGCCTGAAGATATCTGAAGCAAAGCGAATACTCCTCTATCAGGACCAAAGCATCAAAGAGGTCGCCTATGCATTGGGCTTTTCAGATCCGTTCTACTTTTCCAATTTCTTCAAAAAACATACGGGAACGTCCCCAAAAGAGTATAAAAAGGCTCATATCGTCTGA
- a CDS encoding serine hydrolase domain-containing protein — protein MHRQHRILLFLVFFVSSQLRAQSKAKLLHTLFDSLGKAHAFNGAVLVADSGKIILEKGYGYADFESKIPMTTDTRFEIASVSKQFTVLAIMQLHHQGKLDYDDRVTKYLPRLPYKNVTIRDLTDHASGIVDFLGWTAEQMGMAKDSYTNEDIERHLCASAPDTHFEPGTRFSYSNTNYLLLADIVARVSGVPFADYMQRHIFRKAGMHQSSIPVFKGSRFEPPAGNIARNYMFDPVTNSYRLFSKSAPVDYQRFMGGVCGPAGIKSTVGDLYKWTQALRSNILVPDSIFAAAVRPQLTKDGKDTLGYDHMAYSFGWLITHQGKQTYIWHNGGFGGYRSIIAFYPNINRSIIILENTNQTVSPDQLCVSIMQIMNGASSIQWPSLRKIPSTIRVDSIYLKKLTGTYCMSTDPKIKMVITTRSGRLYARYLDQPVAELYPCARDNFFFLIADAQVKFRKKEDRYVELVLVQNGRELPMTRRRNH, from the coding sequence ATGCATAGACAACATAGGATCTTGCTATTTTTAGTTTTTTTTGTTTCGAGCCAATTGCGGGCGCAATCAAAGGCTAAACTACTCCATACGCTTTTTGACAGCCTGGGTAAGGCCCATGCATTTAATGGTGCTGTGTTGGTCGCGGACAGTGGGAAAATCATCTTGGAGAAAGGTTACGGATATGCAGATTTTGAGTCCAAAATACCTATGACAACCGATACCCGCTTTGAAATAGCATCGGTTTCCAAGCAATTCACTGTGCTCGCTATTATGCAATTACATCATCAGGGGAAGCTGGACTATGATGACCGGGTGACAAAATATCTCCCCAGGCTTCCCTATAAAAATGTAACGATCCGCGATCTGACTGATCATGCCTCGGGCATTGTGGATTTTCTCGGATGGACAGCCGAACAGATGGGCATGGCCAAGGACAGCTACACCAACGAGGATATTGAGCGACACCTTTGCGCTTCGGCTCCTGACACGCATTTTGAACCGGGCACGCGCTTTAGCTATTCCAATACCAATTATTTATTACTAGCCGATATCGTAGCCAGAGTGAGTGGGGTGCCCTTTGCGGACTATATGCAGCGGCATATATTTCGCAAAGCGGGCATGCATCAGAGTTCTATACCGGTTTTCAAAGGCAGCAGGTTCGAACCGCCTGCCGGCAATATCGCCCGCAATTATATGTTTGATCCGGTCACAAACAGCTACCGGCTCTTTAGCAAAAGCGCCCCTGTGGATTATCAGCGTTTTATGGGTGGTGTCTGTGGCCCTGCGGGAATCAAAAGCACGGTTGGCGATCTTTACAAATGGACACAGGCGCTTCGAAGCAACATTTTGGTACCGGACAGCATTTTTGCTGCTGCTGTCCGCCCTCAGTTGACCAAAGACGGAAAAGATACACTTGGATATGACCATATGGCCTATAGCTTCGGCTGGCTGATTACCCACCAAGGCAAGCAGACTTATATATGGCATAACGGTGGGTTTGGCGGTTACAGAAGCATAATCGCTTTTTATCCGAACATTAACCGCAGTATTATCATTCTTGAAAATACAAACCAGACCGTTTCTCCGGATCAGCTCTGTGTATCTATTATGCAGATTATGAATGGCGCTTCTTCCATTCAATGGCCCTCTTTAAGAAAAATACCCTCCACCATTCGGGTTGACAGCATATATCTTAAAAAACTGACCGGGACTTATTGTATGTCGACAGACCCGAAGATTAAAATGGTCATTACAACCAGAAGCGGCCGGTTATACGCGCGTTATCTGGATCAGCCCGTAGCAGAACTGTATCCCTGTGCCAGGGATAACTTCTTTTTCCTGATCGCCGACGCGCAGGTGAAATTCAGAAAAAAAGAAGATAGATATGTTGAGTTGGTGCTCGTGCAAAATGGCAGGGAGCTGCCTATGACGAGGCGGCGTAATCATTAA
- a CDS encoding sensor histidine kinase, giving the protein MKLLHYTSLRHLLFASLLTLVSIPVFYILLNNIFVHSIDRDLRMQASQIPSIVSIIQTPADFQLWKELDNDLDIQPIDSVAFHDKPFTIQRQSADGTDPEDFRILQKKVEIMGKPYVVSIESSLFEKEDLIQTILTIQLGILILLLLGTVGINYFIHKRIWKPFYDALAYLKAFNIESDNMQLPKRLKIQEFKELNHSVQQLSIRVRRAYHSQKEFIENASHELQTPLTVLKFKLELLLQQQDLTGEQGELIGDMYREIEQMQELNSNLLLLSKIENGQFADEETVHVQETIEEVTEDLSLLAQSKAQSIQTDFATPAITLASANKTLFKIMVANLVTNAIQYSASGSTIRVKLTATFLQVCNPGTPFNISSEKIFKRFVRQNKQKGNGLGLSIVQTIARYHHYHISYDYNNGTHQFTLRWEPVSKSTEKASPAIALL; this is encoded by the coding sequence ATGAAACTATTACATTATACTTCTTTACGACATCTGCTCTTTGCCTCCTTGCTGACCCTGGTCAGTATCCCGGTTTTTTATATACTGTTAAACAATATTTTTGTTCATTCCATTGACAGAGACCTGAGGATGCAGGCCTCACAGATTCCCTCCATTGTCAGTATCATTCAGACGCCGGCAGATTTCCAGTTGTGGAAAGAGCTGGATAATGACCTCGATATCCAGCCCATCGACAGTGTCGCTTTCCATGATAAGCCCTTTACCATTCAAAGACAATCTGCTGACGGTACGGATCCGGAAGACTTCAGGATCCTGCAGAAAAAAGTGGAGATTATGGGCAAGCCTTATGTTGTCAGCATTGAATCCTCTTTATTTGAGAAAGAAGACCTCATCCAGACCATTTTAACCATTCAGCTCGGCATTCTTATCCTTTTACTACTGGGTACTGTCGGGATCAATTATTTTATCCATAAAAGAATCTGGAAACCCTTTTATGACGCGCTCGCCTACCTGAAGGCGTTTAATATCGAATCTGATAATATGCAATTGCCAAAAAGGCTCAAAATACAGGAATTTAAAGAATTGAATCACTCTGTCCAGCAACTTTCCATCCGGGTACGGCGTGCGTATCACTCTCAGAAAGAATTTATCGAGAATGCTTCCCATGAGTTGCAAACACCACTCACCGTACTCAAATTCAAATTAGAGTTATTACTGCAGCAGCAAGATCTTACCGGCGAACAGGGGGAGCTGATCGGTGACATGTATCGAGAGATTGAACAGATGCAGGAACTGAACAGTAATCTGTTATTGTTGAGCAAAATAGAAAACGGGCAGTTTGCCGATGAAGAAACAGTTCATGTACAGGAAACCATAGAGGAAGTCACAGAGGACCTTTCCTTGCTGGCACAGTCGAAAGCTCAGTCCATTCAGACAGACTTTGCCACACCGGCGATCACACTTGCCAGTGCGAACAAAACACTTTTTAAAATCATGGTGGCCAATCTGGTAACCAATGCGATTCAATATTCTGCATCAGGAAGCACTATCCGGGTAAAGCTAACCGCTACCTTCCTGCAGGTCTGTAATCCCGGGACACCCTTTAATATCTCCTCTGAAAAAATCTTTAAAAGATTTGTCAGACAGAACAAGCAAAAAGGCAATGGGCTCGGATTATCTATTGTACAAACCATCGCCAGGTACCACCATTACCATATTTCTTATGACTACAATAACGGAACGCATCAGTTTACCCTCCGCTGGGAACCGGTCAGCAAATCAACAGAAAAAGCCTCCCCTGCAATAGCTCTCTTATAA
- a CDS encoding imelysin family protein, translating to MRKVYISGLAIAVILSAAMTSCSKSETPDMNGNEDIQKVETKALGDFVSVLGNPLYSDFVDQATVLNTAVQKLVEAPGPVNQTAAQAAWKKVRVVWEQSEGFLIGPVDDDNYDPHMDTWPTDRNQIDIFLKSNDHITSEDLNNTEDALKGFHPLEYLLWETKPEAYTDEEKNYMMALSANILSNVKALQASWLEGGFGEEISRPGVNGSRYTTKKEALEAVANALINICTEVGEAKIPDPFGNTRSDADSTKTESPYSHNSIADFKNNIQGAYNSYTCSYGGKTGSSLSALVQIHNKNLDNQIKAAFSNAIQSFDGFKDITFEKAIYDQRPTVQHVIDQIQTLKSQVEDGLIPYIQQYVKD from the coding sequence ATGAGAAAAGTATATATTTCGGGGTTAGCGATTGCAGTCATACTGTCGGCCGCTATGACCTCCTGTTCCAAAAGCGAGACGCCGGATATGAACGGCAACGAAGATATCCAGAAGGTAGAAACAAAGGCGCTCGGTGATTTTGTTAGCGTGCTTGGCAATCCGTTATACAGTGATTTTGTAGATCAGGCAACGGTCCTGAATACCGCTGTTCAAAAACTGGTAGAAGCGCCAGGTCCGGTTAATCAGACAGCTGCTCAGGCAGCCTGGAAAAAGGTACGTGTGGTTTGGGAACAGAGTGAAGGTTTTTTGATCGGACCCGTGGACGATGACAATTATGATCCTCATATGGACACCTGGCCTACGGATAGAAATCAGATCGATATTTTTCTGAAAAGCAATGACCATATAACCAGTGAGGACTTAAACAATACAGAAGATGCCCTTAAAGGCTTTCACCCGTTGGAGTATCTGCTATGGGAGACAAAGCCGGAGGCCTATACTGATGAGGAGAAAAACTACATGATGGCGCTCTCGGCAAATATTCTTTCCAATGTAAAGGCCCTTCAGGCCAGTTGGCTGGAAGGGGGCTTTGGAGAAGAGATCAGCCGGCCAGGCGTAAATGGCAGCCGTTATACGACAAAAAAAGAAGCACTGGAAGCCGTCGCCAATGCTTTGATCAACATCTGTACTGAAGTAGGAGAAGCTAAAATACCCGACCCATTCGGTAATACGAGGTCTGACGCAGATTCAACAAAAACAGAGTCTCCCTATTCACACAACTCTATCGCTGATTTTAAAAATAATATCCAGGGCGCTTATAACAGCTATACCTGTTCATACGGCGGCAAGACCGGCAGCAGCCTGAGCGCGCTGGTACAGATCCATAATAAAAACCTGGATAATCAGATCAAGGCAGCCTTTTCGAATGCCATTCAATCTTTTGACGGATTTAAAGATATCACTTTTGAAAAAGCGATTTACGATCAGCGGCCAACTGTGCAACATGTAATCGATCAGATCCAGACGCTGAAATCCCAGGTCGAAGACGGATTGATTCCTTATATCCAGCAATATGTAAAAGACTAA
- a CDS encoding NAD(P)/FAD-dependent oxidoreductase has product MDADKKKVIIIGGGFAGMNMARKLYNNSYYEVTLVDKHNYNYFTPLLYQVATGFLEPSAISYPFRKLFQQKGIHFRLGEVMKVDPDKQLLFLADDSILRYDVLIFAAGSTTNFFGNAMLQKNALYIKSIEDAITMRNTLLDIMEKASVERDPVIRKSLLTMVVAGGGPTGVELAGMLAEFKQCLLGMDYPELQGEILQLYLIEGSANLLAPMSEASHKEAFKTLDKLKIDIKLNTRVLKYEGEQVYLSSGEIITASTLIWAVGITAMTFPGIQKESLDKTGRMITDDYNRVRGYDHIYAIGDISVQYSDPRYPNGHPQLAQPAIQQGKRLAINLLLAAKGRSMRPFHYFDRGDMAIIGRSWAVADLFRHGSRPVHLGGILGLLSWLFIHLVSLVNYNNKIKTFYNWLVSYLTHDQMLRMIFHTDSTKSQKRPLSSSHPQAAPQPAQKKQTVLF; this is encoded by the coding sequence ATGGATGCAGACAAAAAAAAGGTGATCATTATCGGTGGCGGTTTTGCCGGCATGAATATGGCCAGAAAACTATACAACAATTCCTACTATGAAGTCACCCTCGTTGATAAGCATAACTATAATTACTTCACACCCCTGTTATATCAGGTTGCCACAGGTTTTCTCGAACCTTCCGCCATCAGTTATCCCTTCAGAAAACTCTTTCAGCAAAAAGGTATTCATTTCAGGCTGGGAGAAGTAATGAAGGTAGACCCGGATAAACAGCTTTTATTCCTGGCAGATGACAGTATATTACGTTATGATGTGTTGATCTTTGCTGCCGGTTCTACCACCAATTTTTTCGGAAATGCCATGCTGCAGAAAAACGCGCTGTATATCAAAAGTATTGAAGATGCGATTACCATGCGTAATACATTGCTTGATATCATGGAGAAAGCATCTGTTGAGAGGGACCCGGTTATCAGAAAATCATTACTTACGATGGTTGTTGCCGGTGGCGGACCCACTGGTGTGGAACTGGCGGGTATGCTGGCAGAATTCAAGCAGTGCCTGTTAGGAATGGACTATCCTGAACTTCAGGGAGAGATCCTGCAACTGTATTTGATAGAAGGTTCTGCCAATCTGCTGGCGCCAATGAGTGAAGCCTCTCATAAAGAAGCCTTCAAAACCCTCGACAAACTCAAGATTGACATCAAACTAAACACAAGAGTCCTCAAATATGAAGGAGAACAAGTATATCTGTCCAGTGGAGAAATCATTACGGCCAGTACCTTGATCTGGGCCGTAGGCATAACGGCGATGACCTTTCCGGGCATCCAAAAAGAATCGCTGGATAAAACCGGCCGGATGATCACAGATGATTATAACCGTGTCAGAGGATATGATCATATTTACGCGATTGGCGATATTTCCGTGCAATACAGCGATCCCAGATATCCAAACGGTCATCCCCAGTTGGCGCAGCCTGCCATTCAGCAGGGAAAGCGGCTGGCAATAAATCTGCTGTTAGCAGCGAAAGGCAGATCCATGCGGCCCTTTCATTACTTTGACCGGGGCGATATGGCGATCATCGGCAGGTCCTGGGCTGTGGCGGATCTGTTCAGACACGGCAGCCGTCCGGTTCATCTGGGCGGTATACTGGGGCTGCTCAGCTGGTTATTTATCCATTTGGTTTCGTTGGTCAATTATAATAATAAGATCAAAACTTTTTATAACTGGCTGGTATCCTATCTGACCCATGACCAGATGCTACGGATGATTTTCCATACGGATAGTACAAAATCTCAAAAAAGACCGCTGTCGTCTTCTCATCCTCAGGCGGCACCGCAGCCAGCCCAAAAGAAGCAAACCGTATTGTTTTGA
- a CDS encoding di-heme oxidoreductase family protein, whose protein sequence is MKKFYVMCVIGVMILIGSFCRKAEEFSDDLHDLRLSGGAATTFLSNSKAFGDPISGMSTYDGFVHSVGDGIFSQVFVSAPAPHFPGLGPIYNNVSCVSCHHNDGKGTPTLGLVESSLLARISVPGIASDGGAVPAPGFGLQLQDKSLTGIPEVKINVSYTEIPFTFPDGETASLRKPVYAISSSYKPLPAGYMISVRLAPPIFGLGLLELIPESTILSYADSSDLNGDGISGKPNYVYNPEDKKRALGRFGLKANTPSIRIQVASAFQQDMGLTSSIFAAESSWGQPQYDDRTDDPEISDSLLNATVFYARTLAVPARRNVHDSVSLRGERIFRQINCGSCHLPDVRTGVDVRLPMLSHQLIHPYTDLLLHDMGDGLADGRPDYQATGNEWRTMPLWGIGLFQKTNGTAYYLHDGRARTMTEAILWHGGESKKSRDLFIQLSKTDRDALLTFLQSL, encoded by the coding sequence ATGAAAAAGTTCTATGTGATGTGTGTGATCGGCGTCATGATCCTGATCGGCAGTTTTTGTCGCAAAGCGGAAGAATTCTCCGATGACTTGCATGATCTCAGACTCTCCGGTGGCGCAGCCACCACCTTCTTATCTAATTCCAAGGCATTTGGCGATCCGATATCCGGGATGAGTACCTATGATGGTTTTGTCCACAGTGTGGGGGACGGCATCTTTAGCCAGGTTTTTGTGTCCGCACCAGCTCCACATTTTCCGGGGCTCGGCCCGATCTATAATAACGTGTCCTGTGTTTCCTGCCACCATAATGACGGCAAGGGCACGCCTACGCTCGGTCTGGTTGAGTCGTCTTTACTGGCAAGGATTTCTGTCCCTGGTATTGCCAGTGACGGAGGGGCGGTCCCGGCACCCGGTTTTGGTCTGCAGCTGCAGGATAAATCGCTTACAGGGATACCAGAAGTAAAGATAAACGTCAGTTACACCGAAATCCCTTTTACCTTCCCCGACGGAGAAACGGCATCTCTGAGGAAACCTGTGTACGCAATATCCTCTTCCTATAAGCCCTTACCTGCAGGTTATATGATATCCGTCAGGCTGGCGCCGCCAATATTTGGCCTGGGCCTGCTTGAGCTTATTCCTGAGTCCACGATTCTTTCCTATGCAGATTCCAGTGACCTCAATGGGGATGGTATTAGTGGAAAACCCAATTATGTCTATAACCCTGAAGATAAAAAAAGAGCGCTGGGAAGATTTGGTTTGAAAGCCAATACGCCCTCGATCCGCATCCAGGTGGCCTCTGCCTTCCAGCAGGACATGGGACTTACCAGCAGTATATTTGCAGCGGAAAGCAGTTGGGGGCAGCCACAATATGATGACCGGACAGATGATCCCGAAATCAGTGACAGCCTCTTAAATGCCACCGTTTTCTATGCCCGTACCCTGGCCGTCCCTGCCAGAAGAAATGTACATGACTCCGTCAGCCTCAGAGGCGAAAGAATATTCAGGCAAATTAACTGCGGTAGCTGTCACTTGCCGGATGTAAGAACGGGTGTGGATGTCAGGCTTCCTATGCTCAGCCATCAACTGATCCACCCGTATACAGACCTGTTACTCCATGATATGGGCGACGGGCTGGCCGATGGAAGGCCCGATTATCAGGCCACAGGGAATGAATGGCGCACGATGCCGCTTTGGGGCATCGGCCTGTTTCAGAAAACCAACGGGACCGCCTACTATCTGCATGATGGCCGCGCCAGAACAATGACAGAAGCGATATTATGGCATGGAGGTGAATCAAAGAAGTCCAGAGACCTGTTTATACAACTATCAAAGACAGACAGAGATGCCTTGCTTACATTTCTACAGTCTTTATAG
- a CDS encoding EamA family transporter: MWWIYALLAALFAALTAIFAKVGIKGMSADLATAIRTVVILTLAWGIVLYKGEWKDWQQLSRQNMTFLVLSGIATGLSWIFYFKALSLGKVSQVAPVDKLSVALAIVLSIIFLGETPDWKTLTGAALIIVGTFILIL, encoded by the coding sequence ATGTGGTGGATCTATGCTTTACTGGCGGCCTTGTTTGCCGCGCTTACGGCCATATTTGCCAAAGTCGGCATAAAAGGCATGTCAGCAGACCTGGCTACGGCGATCCGCACCGTAGTGATCCTGACACTCGCCTGGGGGATTGTCTTGTATAAAGGAGAGTGGAAAGACTGGCAACAACTGAGCCGGCAGAATATGACCTTTCTGGTGCTCTCCGGTATTGCCACAGGACTTTCCTGGATCTTCTATTTCAAGGCACTTAGTCTGGGCAAAGTGTCTCAGGTGGCTCCCGTGGATAAATTAAGTGTGGCGCTGGCTATCGTACTGTCGATTATTTTTCTGGGAGAAACACCTGACTGGAAAACACTGACCGGTGCTGCACTGATCATCGTCGGCACTTTTATACTCATCCTTTGA
- a CDS encoding response regulator transcription factor: MKILIVEDEIELAKSIQQYLQRENYLCEVAADIAQGRQMIEDFAYDCILLDINLPEGSGLTLLKELKQDKKTDGVIIISARDGLEDKVLSLKLGADDYLAKPFHLAELSARIEAIIRRRYLKGESRLSYEDLVIDTLARSASVEGLPIQLTKTEYELLLFLMINKGRVITKNAIAEHLLGRSALYLDNYDIIYAHVKNLKKKLGSMGSSIKTIYGTGYKFT; this comes from the coding sequence ATGAAAATATTAATCGTAGAGGATGAAATAGAACTGGCTAAAAGTATCCAGCAATATTTACAAAGAGAGAATTATCTGTGCGAGGTGGCGGCTGATATCGCCCAAGGACGGCAAATGATAGAGGATTTTGCCTATGACTGTATCTTACTGGATATTAATTTGCCGGAAGGCAGCGGCCTTACCTTGTTAAAAGAGCTTAAGCAGGATAAAAAAACGGATGGGGTGATTATTATTTCCGCCAGAGACGGCTTAGAAGACAAAGTACTTTCACTCAAACTGGGAGCGGATGACTACCTGGCCAAGCCGTTTCACCTGGCAGAACTTAGTGCGCGTATTGAAGCCATCATTCGCAGAAGATACCTGAAGGGAGAAAGCCGGTTAAGTTATGAAGATCTGGTAATCGATACGCTGGCCAGATCGGCCAGCGTGGAAGGACTGCCTATCCAGCTCACCAAGACGGAATATGAATTACTCTTATTTTTAATGATCAATAAAGGGCGGGTGATTACTAAAAATGCCATTGCCGAACACCTTTTAGGCAGATCCGCCTTATATTTGGATAATTATGACATTATTTATGCCCATGTCAAGAATCTGAAAAAGAAATTAGGATCAATGGGCAGCAGCATTAAAACGATCTATGGCACAGGCTATAAGTTCACCTGA
- a CDS encoding QcrA and Rieske domain-containing protein, with amino-acid sequence MDRRDFLKKTCGTCAAISLGTMLSATFMDACKTASVSVYKATPSQGTIAVPASSFATTDFKLIRVSNYGYDVGVIKNGSSYTALLLMCTHAGQALTKTGSGYFCPLHGSRFSGAGEVIKGPATDPLQHLKTKLVNEDVVIQLDPDYFFS; translated from the coding sequence ATGGATAGAAGAGACTTTCTGAAAAAGACCTGTGGCACCTGCGCCGCCATTAGCCTGGGAACCATGCTGAGCGCCACTTTTATGGACGCCTGCAAAACAGCTTCGGTCAGCGTTTATAAGGCAACGCCGAGCCAGGGAACTATTGCAGTACCAGCTTCCAGTTTTGCAACCACTGATTTTAAATTGATCCGGGTCAGTAATTATGGTTACGATGTAGGTGTGATCAAAAACGGGTCTTCATATACCGCCTTACTGCTGATGTGTACACATGCCGGCCAGGCGCTGACAAAAACCGGCAGCGGCTATTTCTGTCCCCTGCATGGCAGCCGGTTTTCCGGCGCCGGAGAAGTCATCAAAGGTCCGGCAACCGACCCGTTACAGCATTTGAAGACAAAGCTGGTAAACGAAGACGTCGTTATACAACTGGATCCTGATTATTTTTTTAGCTAA
- a CDS encoding SDR family oxidoreductase, whose product MKIVVIGGTGLIGSKLTAKLKALHHEVVVAVPSTGVNTLTGEGLDQAFADAEVVVDLANSPNFEDEVAMHFFKTAGANIFAAEKKAGVRYHVALSVVGTSRMLASGYFRAKQEQERIIEASGIPYTIVHSTQFFEFSAAIVGAATVGDEVRVPPAAFQPIAAEDVAEILKDVTLGDPQNKIIEIAGPERKPQDEFVSTYMQATGDKRKLHRDVHALYFGIALNDETLVPGPNPRLGKIRFSDWLASQPVKK is encoded by the coding sequence ATGAAAATTGTAGTAATCGGAGGAACCGGACTTATCGGTTCAAAACTCACGGCCAAGTTAAAGGCCCTGCATCACGAAGTCGTCGTAGCTGTACCTTCTACCGGCGTAAACACACTGACCGGAGAGGGACTGGATCAAGCCTTTGCCGACGCCGAGGTTGTCGTTGATCTGGCCAACTCCCCTAATTTTGAGGACGAAGTCGCCATGCACTTCTTTAAAACCGCTGGTGCCAATATATTTGCGGCCGAAAAGAAAGCAGGCGTCCGCTATCATGTTGCCCTTTCTGTTGTAGGGACTTCAAGAATGCTGGCCAGTGGCTATTTTAGAGCAAAGCAGGAGCAGGAACGTATTATCGAGGCTTCCGGAATTCCGTATACCATCGTACATTCCACACAGTTTTTTGAGTTTAGCGCCGCCATTGTCGGGGCCGCCACAGTGGGTGATGAAGTCCGTGTGCCGCCGGCCGCTTTCCAGCCCATAGCAGCAGAGGACGTCGCAGAGATATTAAAAGACGTAACGCTGGGTGACCCGCAAAACAAAATCATCGAGATCGCCGGACCAGAAAGAAAACCGCAGGACGAATTTGTCAGCACTTATATGCAGGCGACCGGTGATAAACGCAAATTGCATAGAGATGTACACGCGCTTTATTTCGGTATTGCCCTTAATGATGAAACGTTGGTGCCTGGCCCCAATCCCCGTCTGGGTAAAATTCGCTTTTCAGACTGGCTGGCCAGCCAGCCGGTTAAAAAATAA